The following is a genomic window from Bacillota bacterium.
CCATGACCGAGGACGAGCGAGCGTATTGGCAGCAACTGATCAACGACGTGCTGGAGACGTTCATCGACGCCGTCGCCCGAGGCCGGGGGCTGGATGAAGAATACGTGCGCTCGCTGGCCGACGGGCGCCTGTTCACCGGGCGCCAGGCATACGAGCTGAAGCTGGTGGACGAGCTGGGCGGGCTGGAGGACGCCATCCTGTTGGCCGGCCGGCTGGCGGGCATCGAAGGCCGGCCCGACGTCGTCCCGTTGCAGCGCCCGCGCCCGTGGACGGAGCGGCTGCTGCAGGTCGCGGTCCCCGGCGCGTGGGAGTTTTCCGCCGCGCAGCTCATACAATGGCTGGGCATTCCGCCCTGGGGCTATCAGCTCCGCTGACGTTGTGAAGGAGTTATCGGAGGAGGGATACGCATGACCGACATCGTACGCGAGCCGGCGGGTTCCGAGGAGCCGGCGCCGCCCGTACCCCCGGGAACGGAACCGGCCGGCCCGTCCTCGCCGCCGGAAACGCCCCGGACGCCGGCTGAACCGCCCGCCGCGCACGCTTCGCCGGCGGTTTTTGCCGCAGCGGAACCGGAACGCCGTCCCGCGCTGTCTCTGCTCGTCGACGTGCTGGCCGCTCCCGTCGCCGCGTTCCGCTACTTGTCCAAGCAGCGGCACGTCGGGCTGGCGCTCCTAGTCGCCGTCGTCTCGTCCCTCACCTTTTCGGCGGCGCCGGTCGCGTATTTCCCGCTGGAAGACGCCGCGGTCCTGCCGGTGCAGACGTCGTGGCTGTCCGAAGCCATCGCCGCGGTGGTCGTGCTGCTGATCGGGGCCGGCATCTACCACGTCATCGCGCGCCTGCTGGGCGGTCGCAACAGCTACGTCTTCATGCTGCAGGCCTTGGGCTTTACCACGCTGCCCAACGTGCTGGCGGCGCCGATTTACGTGCTGCAACGGTTCGTCAACGTCAGCTCGCTGGTCGTTCTCGTCAACTGGGCCATCACCGCCTGGACAGCCGTGCTGGGCGTCATCGCGATCCGGGAAGTGTACGGCTTGTCTACGGGGCGGGCCGTCGTCGCCTACCTTATCCCGGTCGTCGTCGGTCTCGTCCTTATCGTGGCGTTGATGGGCCTCCTCTTCGGCGCGCTGCTGCTGGGTGTGTGAGAGCGGAGTGCACCGCGCCCGCGGCCCGCGTGAGACGCAGCAAGGAGGGATTGGTGTGCGCGTAGCGCTGTTTTCCGACGTTCACGGCAATCTGGCGGCGCTGGAGGCGCTCCTGGCCCGCTTTGAAGAAGAGGGGCCGTTCGACGTGACGGTGTTTGCGGGCGACGCGGTGCTGTATGGCCCATCGCCCGCGGACGTGGTGGAGCGGCTGCGATCCAGCGGCATCGTCTGCCTGAAAGGCAACTGCGACGGCGCCATCGCCGGGCAAGTGCCGCAGGCGTTGCCGCCTGATCCAGCCTTGCAAGAGGTGTTGAAAGCACACAAAGTCTGGACGGAGCAGCGGCTCAGCCCCGAGCAGATCCGGTGGCTCGCGGACCGGCCCGTCCTGCACCGCATTTCGCCGGGCACCGGCAACCCGCGGCACGATCTGGTCGTCATGCATGCGACCCCGCGCAGCTTCGACGACGACGTGCGCTTTTGCTCGCCCGAGCTTTCCGCCGCGGAGGCGGAAGCCGTCTTCGGCGGGCTGGGCGCCGGTGTCGTAGCGTTCGGCCACCGCCACGGCTCGTTCGTCAACGCCTACGGGAACCTGACGCTCGTCAACGTCAGCTCTTCCTCGCTGACGCCCGATGGCCAGGCCCTGGCGGCCTATACGGTGGCTACGTGGCACGGAGACCATTGGACGCTGGAACAGCGCCGCATCCCGTACGATGTGCGGGCGGAACTTCAGCGCGCCCAGGAGCGGGAGTTCCCGGTCCACCCGTGGTGGCAGCACGTGGCGTCCAGCCACGGGCGCTGAGGCGGAAAAAAGCGGCGGCTGCCGGGCGCCCGGCAGCCGCCGCGCGGCTGCGCATCGTGCCGATGGCCCAAGCCCGCCGCGTCACTTCAGGCGCGACGGATGCGGCAGCGTGACCGCCAACACCTCGGGCTCCGTCCACGACGAAGCGACGGCCACGAAGCCCGGGTGCGGCGGCAGGCCGGCGTAGCCCAGCTGGCCCAGCCGGTCCAGGGGCAGCCCCGGAAAGGCCTCGGGGCCTCCCGCCTCTTGCACCGCTTGCGCTAGCCGCTCCGGATCCCGGCAGAGGATGGACGACTGGCCCTCGAAGCTCACGTCCAAGAGGCTGCCCACCAGCATCGCGTTCACCCCGTAGACCGCGACGCCGGCCTCGACCACCGCTTTCCACGTCCCGCGCAGCCAGTCGCCCCGCTGCCACTCGTTCCACGGCCCCGGGTTGGCCGACGGCTGCACGAAAATGTCGGGCTCCAGCGACTTGAGTCGTTCCACCACCGGCTCCTGGAACGCGTCGAAACAGACGGCCACTCCCAGGCGCCCCAGCTCGGTGTCGATGACCGACAGCTCTTCCACCGCGCCCGGTACCAGGTCGAGCCCGTCCACACCTTCCAGCTCGATGAGAAACGCTTTGCGCTGCCGACCCAGCACGCGGCCGTCGGGGCCGAAGAGGTAGGCGACGTTGTACACCTTGCTGCCTTGCGGCTCAAAGTTCCCGTGTTCCGCGTCCATGTCCGGCAGGAGCACCGAGCCCGCCAGCACGTACGCCTTGTGCTCCTTGGCGAGCTTGGAGAACGTGCTGAAATAGAGCTTGGCCGCTTCCTCGGCCCGGTGCAGCGCCAGCGCCCGCACCCAGCCGACGCGGTGGCGCAGCCGCCGCGCCATGACGCCGGCGAAGTGGCGCTGCACCAGCTTCGCCACCGCGCCTCGCAAGGTGGACGAGCCGCCCACCGTCTCCGCCTCGCCCGCGAACATGCAGCCCGAGCCGTAATCCTCCGGAAAGACGACCAGCCGCGGCACGCCCTCCGGAAGCCGCGACACCGCCTCCTGCATGAGCCGTTCGGTAAGCGCCTGGAACGAATCCGCGGTGAGATAGTCCGCCAGCGTCACGCGCGCCTGCACGCAGGCGATGCCGATCTTCTCCGCGCCCCTCAAGGCCCGTCATCTCCCCGCGCCCTAGATGTCCACCCAGGCAAGCCGGTCACGCCCAAACCGGCCTAACCCCGTTACGCCGCCGGCAGTTCCCATTCTTCGCCCGGCGTCAGCACGCGGCAAACCGCGCCTTCTTGAGCCACCAGGCGGGCAAACGCGTAGGGGTCTTGTTGAATGAGGGGGAACGTGTTGTAATGCATGGGAATGACGTAGCGCGGCTTCAGCATCTTGACGGCGTGCGCCGCATCTACCGGGCCCATGGTGTAGTTGTCGCCGATGGGCAAGAGCGCCACGTCGATGGGATGCAGCTCGCCGATGAGCTCCATGTCCCGGAACAAGCCCGTGTCGCCCGCGTGGTAAAGCGTCACGCCGTCGGCCCGCAGGATGAACCCGGCCGGATGGCCCCCGTAGAGCAGCCCCTGGGGCGTATCGATGGACGACGTGTGCCAGGCGGGCGTCATCTTCACGTAGCCGAAGTCGAAGTGGTACCCACCGCCGTGGTTCATCCCGTGCACGCGCGGCGCGCCCTGCCGATGGCAGTACGTGGCGATCTCGTGGTTGCTCACGATCAGCGCGCCCGTGCGCTTGGCGATGGCCACCGCGTCGCCTAGGTGGTCTGCGTGGCCGTGGGTGAGCAAGATGGCGTCGGCTTCCACCTCGTCGGCCCGCACCGGACAAACCGGATTGCCCGTCAGGAACGGATCAAACAGGATCTTCTTGCCGCCTGCTTCCACCAAGAACGCCGAATGCCCGAGATAGCGAATACGCATGCCGCTCCCTCCCGCTCCATCGCTCCGGATTATACTTCTCGCAGCGCCCGGACGATGGCGCTGGCCATCTCCTGCGTGCCCACCGCCATGCGCTTGTCGTCGGCCCGGCGCAAGTCAAAAGTGACGAACCGGCCCTCGGCGATGACTTTCGCGACGGCCCGCTCCAGCCGGTCCGCCGCCTCGACCTCGCCCAAGTGCCGCAGCATGAGCATTCCCGACAAGATGAGGGCCGTCGGATTGAGCCGGTTGAGGCCCTTGTAGGCCGGCGCCGAACCGTGCACCGGCTCGAAAAGCGCCACGCCCCCAACCCCCACGTTCATGCCCGGCGCCATGCCCAGACCGCCCACGAGCCCGGCGCACAGATCCGACAAGATGTCGCCGTACAGGTTGGGCGCGACCAGCACGTCGAAGTGCTGCGGCTCCATGACCAGGCGCATGGCCGCCGCGTCCACCAGCATTTCCTCGTATTCGACGCGCCCTTCGTACTCGGCGGCCACTTCCCGCGCGACGCGCAGGAACAGCCCGTCGGTATACTTCATGATGTTGGCCTTGGTCACCGCCGTCACTTTGCGGCGGCCGTGGCGAACGGCGTAGTCGAAGGCGAAGCGAACGATGCGCTGCGAAGCCGTCTCCGAAATCGGTTTCAGCGACACGGCCGCGTCTTCCCGGATGCGCCCGGGCGCCCAGCGGCGCAGCTCCTCCACCTCCCACGAGCCCACGTCGAACTCGACGCCCGCGTACAGGTCTTCCGTGTTCTCCCGGATGATGACAAGGTCCACGTTCGCAAACGGGCTCGGCACGCCCGGATACGTCTTGCACGGCCGCACGCAGGCGAACAGGTCCAGCTCCTGCCGCAGCGCCACGTTGACGCTGCGGAAGCCCGTGCCGATGGGCGTCGTGATGGGCCCCTTAAGCCCGACGCCGTTTGTGCGCAGCGATTCCAACGTTGCCTCCGGCAACGGCGTGCCGAACCGCCGAATGGCCTCCTCGCCTGCCGCCTGGACGTCCCAGTCAATCTTGACGCCCGTGGCGTCCAGCACCCGCAGCGCCGCCTCGACCAGCTCCGGGCCGACGCCGTCGCCCGGCAACAGAGTCACCCGGTAGCTCATTGCAAAACGACCTGTCCCCCACCCTCACACCGGATACACCGGATTGCGCCGCTCCGTGAAGGGAGGCCGCTCGCCTTCGCACGCGGCCAGGCGCGCCTCCAGCTCCCGGCGCAAGGCGTCCGGCTCGATGACGGCGTCCACGACGAGCTCGGAGGCCAGGCGCAAGATGTCGATGTCCGCCGCGTAGGCCGCCCGCAGTTCCGCCACGAACGCCGCCCGCTCTTCTTCCGGCAGTTCCTGGATCTTATTGTAATACACGGCGTTTATCGCCGCCTCCGGGCCCATGATTGCGATCTGAGCCTGCGGAAACGCCAACGTGTAGTCCGGCTCGAAGGCCGGGCCCGCCATCGCGTACAACCCCGCTCCGTACGCTTTCCGCACCACGACGCAAATTTTCGGCACCGTGGCCTCCGATACCGCACAGATCATCTTCGCCCCGTGGCGGATAATGCCTTGGCGCTCAACGCGCGAGCCGATCATGAAGCCGGGAACGTCGGTCAGGAAGACGAGAGGAATGTTGTACGCGTTGCAAAGCCAAACGAAGCGGGCGCCCTTGTCCGCCGAGTCGACGAACAACACGCCGCCCTTCACCGCCGGCTGGTTGGCCACGATGCCCACGGGCCGGCCGGCGATGCGGCCGAGGCCCGTGATGAGCTCGGGCGCGAAGTTCTTCTTGATTTCGTAGAAGCTGCCTGCGTCCACGACGGCGTCAATGAGCTCGTACATGTCGAAAGGCGTGTTTTGATCCCAAGGCACGATCTCCGAGGGGCGGCGGGACCCGGCGGGTGCAGCGGGCGCCTTGGCCGCCGGCCGCTCCTTCCAGTTGGAGGGCATGTATTCCAGATACGCCCGGGCCGCCGCGATCGCTTCCTCCTCCGACGACGCCAGCACGTCGCCCAGGCCGCTGACCGAGCAGTGCATGCGCGCCCCGCCCATCGTCTCGTGGTCCACCTTTTCCCCGATGACCATTTCCGCCATCCGGGGCGAACCGAGGTAGGCGCTGGCGTTCTTGTCCACCATGATGACCAGGTCCGAAAGGGCGGGCAAGTACGCCGCGCCGGCGGGCGAGGGGCCGAACAGGATGCAGACCTGCGGAAC
Proteins encoded in this region:
- a CDS encoding carboxylase, translated to MDKMERLRAVTERVLQGGPAKYHEKLREQGKLFVRERLRLLLDDAEQFIEDGLLARCEDEELAADAVVTGAGRIHGRLVCVMASDSTVRAGSWGAHTVEKIVRIQEKALRLNVPIVYLVDSAGGRITDQVDMFPGRRHAGRIFYNQVKMSGRVPQVCILFGPSPAGAAYLPALSDLVIMVDKNASAYLGSPRMAEMVIGEKVDHETMGGARMHCSVSGLGDVLASSEEEAIAAARAYLEYMPSNWKERPAAKAPAAPAGSRRPSEIVPWDQNTPFDMYELIDAVVDAGSFYEIKKNFAPELITGLGRIAGRPVGIVANQPAVKGGVLFVDSADKGARFVWLCNAYNIPLVFLTDVPGFMIGSRVERQGIIRHGAKMICAVSEATVPKICVVVRKAYGAGLYAMAGPAFEPDYTLAFPQAQIAIMGPEAAINAVYYNKIQELPEEERAAFVAELRAAYAADIDILRLASELVVDAVIEPDALRRELEARLAACEGERPPFTERRNPVYPV
- a CDS encoding isocitrate dehydrogenase, which encodes MSYRVTLLPGDGVGPELVEAALRVLDATGVKIDWDVQAAGEEAIRRFGTPLPEATLESLRTNGVGLKGPITTPIGTGFRSVNVALRQELDLFACVRPCKTYPGVPSPFANVDLVIIRENTEDLYAGVEFDVGSWEVEELRRWAPGRIREDAAVSLKPISETASQRIVRFAFDYAVRHGRRKVTAVTKANIMKYTDGLFLRVAREVAAEYEGRVEYEEMLVDAAAMRLVMEPQHFDVLVAPNLYGDILSDLCAGLVGGLGMAPGMNVGVGGVALFEPVHGSAPAYKGLNRLNPTALILSGMLMLRHLGEVEAADRLERAVAKVIAEGRFVTFDLRRADDKRMAVGTQEMASAIVRALREV
- a CDS encoding metal-dependent hydrolase, coding for MRIRYLGHSAFLVEAGGKKILFDPFLTGNPVCPVRADEVEADAILLTHGHADHLGDAVAIAKRTGALIVSNHEIATYCHRQGAPRVHGMNHGGGYHFDFGYVKMTPAWHTSSIDTPQGLLYGGHPAGFILRADGVTLYHAGDTGLFRDMELIGELHPIDVALLPIGDNYTMGPVDAAHAVKMLKPRYVIPMHYNTFPLIQQDPYAFARLVAQEGAVCRVLTPGEEWELPAA